From a single Oreochromis niloticus isolate F11D_XX linkage group LG4, O_niloticus_UMD_NMBU, whole genome shotgun sequence genomic region:
- the tnrc6c1 gene encoding trinucleotide repeat-containing gene 6C protein isoform X1: MEDKKKKKQDEKKKKEAAQKKATEQITKVPDSTKLNPSPPLPPVNPSAIPSVPPSSGNGKRIPSGGQPQTAQQSQTPLQQRYPPREVPPRFRQQEHKQLLKRGQPLPLGTLPLITTGRPATSEPAAATVAIHSSLSCSSSTAASLPTELPPQSGQGAQYDNPLWGHLPANRSATSAASSTNLSGWDQLIIDQKDTEAWPSITLSQSQVPPGGCPLDTDSGHLTSSSRSSSSTSSSCSTVSMATGANSQTGHFPANHLSSKANSGPSPANHTGTSMLSGQVATSRSWGPGAVSSHCPPQSSMGSETKSDSPGGGGGSTRGWGPPSSSTTNFNLNLNPNANPSAWPMLGHDGSGTGGGSSGGANTISPPHSTPNLCNPPGPPPAQTSTCTGANTNSNSSGIGNAWVTMMASDAEPHPSPSTNVSFSSEPQNLKTDGPNHTNKQEPPSPIRSLPGWGSAPVGLGSMTQPPPGGSQVNGEDGNSVWGNSGNSKAISSKEAPGWSHEGDGTGNSGGWGEHPEETQGGWDTPSSPAQDSQSISWSRAVSTAGASEGSSDSMEGNPQRKDRSSREKSAPLMPAQDLDPRVLCNSGWGQTPVRQHTSWDMDDTKHKSDVGTGSWGSGSTTPADAQGPSNTSTGPSQMTDSGSKNDAPGSQGTSGWGGNIAATNQPSSGWGEPPSNIKPPGGPGGWGNPPPGGPSTSIPKNGGQSWGEKPSGWDDSHIKSGSQNWGEQPKASHTWASSGVSNNTAEWGDSEESKKSPTNAWEGEPRGWGMSSQGPGGNGGWGESLPQRPSGPSQGWGGKPQDGLSGNNGGGSMGSWGGSGSVKQGPGWGGNKQESSTEPTGWEEPSPPSIRRKMEIDDGTSAWGDPGTYNKAVNLWDRNNSGSSQAKVTTGGNNPPSTNNNHPHPLNHPYHGPPAPLQNHSQNSQNSGPTSGPLDPTVQHQPGASHNRGPLMAQGWGEISSSHTKSESSWGEPASSPVSVDNGTSAWGKPSGNCGGWGESNPESYGRGNPTMTPASCKPAPKPMQDGWGGGGEDLSLSGGQWDAEEVDMWNSTASQESNSSCNSWSNANKKAPPKGKIPGKQDEVWIMNRLIKQLTDMGFPRDPAEEALKSNNMNLDQAMSALLEKKTELDKRGMGIAGHDYNNGLINKPMSCPRPPLLSKDPSADPRLPFMDKVQSGMFGGGGAAQVRAMPQPQPPPQPPVPPLSSSQPSLRAQVPQFLSPQVQAQLLQFAAKNIGLNPALLTSPINPQHMTLLNQLYQLQLAYQRLQIQQQMLQAQRNVSGPIRQQEQQVARTINNMQQQIQQHQRQLAQALLMKQQQQQPPPSHSGLHPGGAKSSLDSFPGHPQAPGLPDLQTKEPQSSPNTYSPYSLSGLNVNCMEVGSLSMKEPPQPQSRLSQWTHPNSIESLSGNSSPLEPNLGKHGANLGPPGKPTQLDESYSPYSLISSSESPSSPLVPPDSWGQSKGSSDKMANGTNINWPPEFCPGVPWKGLQNIDPETDPNVTPGSVPSGPTINTNIQDVNRYLLRDRSGGENRRSKLSEMKSTWSPGPISHSQASLSHELWKVPQGPRSSTTAPSRPPPGLTNTKPSSTWGGSSLGLGQGWSSSYTTAGTTWSTDSSTRTSSWLVLRNLTPQIDGSTLRTLCMQHGPLITFHLNLTQGNAVVRYSSKDEAAKAQKSLHMCVLGNTTILAEFAGEEEVNRFFAQGQSLGGTTSWQATPGTNQTRMGGTGSGASHPIGHSPHWNNNNNGAGSSSSSGSLGAGGTKTGGELLWGGVQQYSSLWGPPSGEEGRVMGSPTPINTLLPGDLLSGESM; the protein is encoded by the exons AACTGCCCCCACAGAGTGGCCAGGGAGCCCAGTATGATAATCCCCTCTGGGGGCACCTGCCAGCCAACAGAAGTGCTACGAGTGCTGCATCTTCCACCAATCTCAGTGGCTGGGATCAACTAATTATCGACCAGAAGGACACAGAGGCTTGGCCTTCTATTACACTCAGCCAGAGCCAGGTCCCTCCAGGAGGATGCCCTTTGGACACTGACTCTGGTCAcctgaccagcagcagcagaagcagtagTAGTACTAGCAGTAGTTGTAGTACAGTGAGTATGGCCACGGGAGCAAATAGCCAAACAGGCCACTTCCCTGCCAACCACCTCAGCAGCAAAGCCAACAGTGGGCCCAGCCCTGCCAATCATACTGGAACCAGCATGCTCTCTGGCCAGGTTGCAACCAGTCGCAGCTGGGGCCCTGGGGCTGTATCTTCCCATTGCCCCCCTCAGTCCTCAATGGGGAGTGAAACGAAGAGTGACAgcccaggaggaggaggaggcagtaCTAGGGGCTGGGGTCCTCCATCATCCTCCACCACCAACTTTAACTTGAACTTAAACCCTAATGCCAACCCGTCTGCCTGGCCCATGTTGGGGCATGACGGAAGTGGCACAGGGGGAGGCAGCTCAGGGGGAGCCAACACCATTTCACCTCCTCACTCTACACCCAACCTCTGCAATCCACCTGGCCCCCCACCAGCCCAGACCAGCACCTGTACCGGAGCCAACACTAACAGCAACTCCTCGGGGATTGGCAATGCCTGGGTTACCATGATGGCTTCTGATGCAGAGCCACACCCCTCCCCGTCCACGAATGTGTCTTTCAGTTCAGAACCTCAGAACCTTAAAACTGATGGACCAAATCACACTAATAAGCAGGAACCCCCCAGCCCCATCCGCAGTTTGCCTGGCTGGGGAAGTGCACCTGTAGGCTTGGGTTCCATGACCCAGCCACCGCCGGGAGGCTCACAGGTCAATGGTGAAGATGGTAATTCAGTATGGGGTAACAGTGGCAACTCAAAGGCAATTTCATCTAAGGAGGCACCTGGCTGGAGCCATGAAGGAGATGGAACAGGGAACTCTGGAGGCTGGGGTGAACACCCTGAAGAGACCCAGGGAGGATGGGATACACCCAGCTCTCCCGCACAGGACTCTCAGTCCATCTCATGGAGCAGGGCTGTAAGCACAGCTGGGGCTAGTGAAGGAAGCAGTGACAGCATGGAAGGCAATCCTCAGCGAAAAGACCGGTCATCCAGAGAAAAATCAGCTCCTTTGATGCCTGCCCAGGATCTGGACCCCAGGGTGCTGTGCAACAGTGGCTGGGGACAGACCCCCGTTCGCCAGCACACTTCCTGGGACATGGACGATACCAAACATAAGAGTGATGTAGGCACTGGATCATGGGGCTCTGGCTCAACCACTCCAGCCGATGCCCAGGGGCCCTCCAACACTAGCACAGGCCCTAGCCAGATGACTGACTCTGGGAGCAAAAATGATGCACCTGGTTCTCAGGGCACTTCTGGTTGGGGTGGAAACATAGCAGCTACCAACCAGCCAAGCTCTGGTTGGGGAGAGCCACCGAGCAACATCAAGCCCCCAGGTGGCCCTGGTGGTTGGGGAAACCCTCCACCAGGAGGTCCAAGCACCAGTATACCCAAAAATGGTGGTCAGTCCTGGGGAGAAAAGCCAAGTGGGTGGGACGATTCTCACATCAAGTCAGGATCCCAGAACTGGGGAGAACAGCCCAAAGCATCTCACACTTGGGCTAGCAGTGGAGTGAGCAATAACACAGCAGAGTGGGGGGACTCAGAAGAGAGTAAAAAGAGTCCCACTAATGCTTGGGAAGGAGAACCACGAGGCTGGGGAATGTCTTCTCAAGGACCTGGAGGTAAtggtggctggggagagtcaCTTCCTCAGCGACCCAGTGGTCCCTCTCAAGGCTGGGGGGGCAAGCCTCAAGATGGGCTTAGTGGTAACAATGGAGGAGGGAGCATGGGGTCCTGGGGGGGATCGGGCTCAGTGAAACAAGGTCCAGGTTGGGGTGGAAATAAGCAGGAATCCTCAACTGAGCCTACAGGCTGGGAAGAGCCCTCCCCTCCTTCCATCCGACGCAAGATGGAGATCGATGATGGGACCTCTGCTTGGGGCGATCCCGGTACCTACAACAAGGCAGTCAATCTGTGGGACAGGAACAATTCAGGATCGTCCCAGGCTAAAGTTACTACTGGAGGCAATAATCCCcccagcaccaacaacaaccatCCCCACCCTCTCAATCACCCTTACCACGGGCCACCTGCACCTTTACAGAACCACAGCCAAAACAGCCAGAACTCAGGCCCCACCAGCGGGCCTTTGGATCCTACTGTGCAACACCAGCCTGGAGCATCTCACAACAGAGGTCCCCTGATGGCTCAAG GTTGGGGAGAGATATCCAGCTCCCACACAAAATCGGAGAGCTCCTGGGGGGAACCTGCATCTTCCCCGGTCAGCGTGGATAATGGGACGTCCGCCTGGGGCAAACCCAGCGGGAACTGTGGGGGCTGGGGCGAAAGCAATCCGGAGAGCTATGGCAGGGGCAACCCGACAATGACACCTGCATCTTGTAAACCTG CTCCCAAACCTATGCAAGATGGATGGGGAGGTGGAGGTGAAGACCTGAGCCTGTCAGGTGGTCAATGGGATGCAGAGGAGGTAGACATGTGGAATAGCACTGCCTCCCAGGAGAGCAACTCTTCCTGTAACTCTTGGAGCAATGCAAATAAAAAGGCCCCACCAAAG GGGAAGATCCCAGGGAAGCAGGATGAGGTCTGGATCATGAATCGTCTCATCAAGCAGCTGACTGACATGGGCTTCCCT AGGGATCCAGCAGAGGAGGCTTTGAAGAGCAACAACATGAACCTGGATCAGGCCATGAGTGCCCTGCTGGAAAAGAAGACGGAGCTTGACAAGCGTGGGATGGGGATAGCTGGCCACGACTACAACAACGGGCTCATCAACAAGCCCATGAGCTGCCCTCGGCCTCCGCTTCTTTCCAAAGACCCCTCAGCAGATCCCCGCTTGCCCTTCATGGATAAG GTGCAGAGTGGAATGTTTGGCGGTGGTGGAGCAGCACAAGTCCGGGCCATGCCGCAGCCGCAGCCGCCTCCTCAGCCACCAGTGCCGCCTCTCAGCTCCTCTCAGCCTAGTCTACGTGCTCAAGTGCCTCAGTTTCTCTCCCCTCAG GTTCAAGCACAGCTCTTACAGTTTGCAGCAAAAAACATTGGTCTGAATCCTGCACTTTTAACCTCACCAATAAACCCTCAACATATGACCCTTCTAAATCAACTTTACCAGCTGCAACTG GCGTACCAGCGTttacaaattcagcagcagATGTTGCAGGCGCAGCGCAATGTTTCTGGCCCCATTCGACAACAAGAGCAGCAA gTTGCACGTACAATCAATAACATGCAGCAGCAGATCCAACAGCACCAGCGTCAGCTGGCCCAGGCCCTGCTGAtgaagcagcagcaacagcaaccGCCCCCTTCCCACTCAGGCCTGCATCCTGGTGGAGCCAAATCCTCCCTGGATTCATTTCCAGGTCatccccaggctccaggcctcCCTGACCTGCAGACCAAAGAGCCGCAGTCATCTCCTAACACCTACAGCCCCTACTCTCTCT CTGGACTGAATGTAAACTGCATGGAGGTGGGAAGTCTGTCAATGAAGGAACCCCCCCAACCCCAATCGCGCCTGTCACAGTGGACGCACCCAAACTCCATTGAAAGCCTCTCTGGAAACTCTTCTCCATTGGAGCCCAACCTGGGCAAGCATG GTGCCAACCTGGGCCCTCCTGGAAAGCCCACTCAGCTGGATGAATCTTACAGCCCCTACAGCCTGATATCCAGCTCAGAGTCTCCTTCCAGCCCTCTGGTGCCTCCAGACAGCTGGGGACAAAGCAAAGGCAGCAGTGACAAGATGGCCAATGGGACCAATATCAACTGGCCACCAG AGTTTTGTCCTGGTGTACCCTGGAAGGGCCTCCAGAATATCGACCCTGAAACTGACCCCAACGTGACCCCCGGCAGCGTCCCCAGCGGACCCACCATCAACACAAATATCCAAGATGTCAACCGCTACCTGCTCCGGGACAGGAGCGGAGGTGAGAACAGGAGAA GTAAACTGTCAGAGATGAAATCCACTTGGTCTCCAGGCCCCATTTCTCACAGCCAGGCCTCTCTGTCCCACGAGCTGTGGAAGGTCCCGCAGGGCCCTCGGAGCAGCACCACAGCCCCTTCCCGCCCCCCGCCTGGCCTCACCAACACAAAGCCTTCCTCCACCTGGgggggcagctctctgggtctGGGACAAGGCTGGAGCAGCTCTTACACCACAG CAGGTACCACGTGGAGTACAGACAGCTCCACCAGAACAAGTAGCTGGCTCGTGCTGAGGAACCTCACTCCGCAG attgATGGCTCGACTCTGCGAACACTGTGCATGCAACACGGCCCCCTCATCACATTCCACCTCAACCTGACACAGGGAAATGCTGTAGTGCGCTACAGCTCCAAGGACGAAGCTGCCAAGGCACAAAAGTCCCTGCACAT GTGCGTGCTCGGAAACACCACCATCCTGGCCGAGTTTGCCGGGGAAGAGGAAGTGAACCGCTTCTTTGCACAGGGCCAGTCACTCGGAGGAACAACCAGCTGGCAGGCAACTCCAGGCACCAATCAGACAAGGATGGGCGGGACCGGGTCTGGAGCGTCTCACCCCATCGGGCACTCGCCCCActggaacaacaacaacaacggcgccggcagcagcagtagcagcggCAGCCTGGGAGCAGGCGGAACAAAAACAGGCGGAGAGCTGCTGTGGGGTGGTGTTCAGCAGTATTCCAGCCTGTGGGGACCCCCGAGTGGAGAAGAGGGACGGGTCATGGGGAGCCCCACCCCAATCAATACActgctgcctggggacctgctGAGCGGGGAGTCCATGTAG
- the tnrc6c1 gene encoding trinucleotide repeat-containing gene 6C protein isoform X3 codes for MEDKKKKKQDEKKKKEAAQKKATEQITKVPDSTKLNPSPPLPPVNPSAIPSVPPSSGNGKRIPSGGQPQTAQQSQTPLQQRYPPREVPPRFRQQEHKQLLKRGQPLPLGTLPLITTGRPATSEPAAATVAIHSSLSCSSSTAASLPTELPPQSGQGAQYDNPLWGHLPANRSATSAASSTNLSGWDQLIIDQKDTEAWPSITLSQSQVPPGGCPLDTDSGHLTSSSRSSSSTSSSCSTVSMATGANSQTGHFPANHLSSKANSGPSPANHTGTSMLSGQVATSRSWGPGAVSSHCPPQSSMGSETKSDSPGGGGGSTRGWGPPSSSTTNFNLNLNPNANPSAWPMLGHDGSGTGGGSSGGANTISPPHSTPNLCNPPGPPPAQTSTCTGANTNSNSSGIGNAWVTMMASDAEPHPSPSTNVSFSSEPQNLKTDGPNHTNKQEPPSPIRSLPGWGSAPVGLGSMTQPPPGGSQVNGEDGNSVWGNSGNSKAISSKEAPGWSHEGDGTGNSGGWGEHPEETQGGWDTPSSPAQDSQSISWSRAVSTAGASEGSSDSMEGNPQRKDRSSREKSAPLMPAQDLDPRVLCNSGWGQTPVRQHTSWDMDDTKHKSDVGTGSWGSGSTTPADAQGPSNTSTGPSQMTDSGSKNDAPGSQGTSGWGGNIAATNQPSSGWGEPPSNIKPPGGPGGWGNPPPGGPSTSIPKNGGQSWGEKPSGWDDSHIKSGSQNWGEQPKASHTWASSGVSNNTAEWGDSEESKKSPTNAWEGEPRGWGMSSQGPGGNGGWGESLPQRPSGPSQGWGGKPQDGLSGNNGGGSMGSWGGSGSVKQGPGWGGNKQESSTEPTGWEEPSPPSIRRKMEIDDGTSAWGDPGTYNKAVNLWDRNNSGSSQAKVTTGGNNPPSTNNNHPHPLNHPYHGPPAPLQNHSQNSQNSGPTSGPLDPTVQHQPGASHNRGPLMAQGWGEISSSHTKSESSWGEPASSPVSVDNGTSAWGKPSGNCGGWGESNPESYGRGNPTMTPASCKPAPKPMQDGWGGGGEDLSLSGGQWDAEEVDMWNSTASQESNSSCNSWSNANKKAPPKGKIPGKQDEVWIMNRLIKQLTDMGFPRDPAEEALKSNNMNLDQAMSALLEKKTELDKRGMGIAGHDYNNGLINKPMSCPRPPLLSKDPSADPRLPFMDKSGMFGGGGAAQVRAMPQPQPPPQPPVPPLSSSQPSLRAQVPQFLSPQVQAQLLQFAAKNIGLNPALLTSPINPQHMTLLNQLYQLQLAYQRLQIQQQMLQAQRNVSGPIRQQEQQVARTINNMQQQIQQHQRQLAQALLMKQQQQQPPPSHSGLHPGGAKSSLDSFPGHPQAPGLPDLQTKEPQSSPNTYSPYSLSGLNVNCMEVGSLSMKEPPQPQSRLSQWTHPNSIESLSGNSSPLEPNLGKHGANLGPPGKPTQLDESYSPYSLISSSESPSSPLVPPDSWGQSKGSSDKMANGTNINWPPEFCPGVPWKGLQNIDPETDPNVTPGSVPSGPTINTNIQDVNRYLLRDRSGGENRRSKLSEMKSTWSPGPISHSQASLSHELWKVPQGPRSSTTAPSRPPPGLTNTKPSSTWGGSSLGLGQGWSSSYTTAGTTWSTDSSTRTSSWLVLRNLTPQIDGSTLRTLCMQHGPLITFHLNLTQGNAVVRYSSKDEAAKAQKSLHMCVLGNTTILAEFAGEEEVNRFFAQGQSLGGTTSWQATPGTNQTRMGGTGSGASHPIGHSPHWNNNNNGAGSSSSSGSLGAGGTKTGGELLWGGVQQYSSLWGPPSGEEGRVMGSPTPINTLLPGDLLSGESM; via the exons AACTGCCCCCACAGAGTGGCCAGGGAGCCCAGTATGATAATCCCCTCTGGGGGCACCTGCCAGCCAACAGAAGTGCTACGAGTGCTGCATCTTCCACCAATCTCAGTGGCTGGGATCAACTAATTATCGACCAGAAGGACACAGAGGCTTGGCCTTCTATTACACTCAGCCAGAGCCAGGTCCCTCCAGGAGGATGCCCTTTGGACACTGACTCTGGTCAcctgaccagcagcagcagaagcagtagTAGTACTAGCAGTAGTTGTAGTACAGTGAGTATGGCCACGGGAGCAAATAGCCAAACAGGCCACTTCCCTGCCAACCACCTCAGCAGCAAAGCCAACAGTGGGCCCAGCCCTGCCAATCATACTGGAACCAGCATGCTCTCTGGCCAGGTTGCAACCAGTCGCAGCTGGGGCCCTGGGGCTGTATCTTCCCATTGCCCCCCTCAGTCCTCAATGGGGAGTGAAACGAAGAGTGACAgcccaggaggaggaggaggcagtaCTAGGGGCTGGGGTCCTCCATCATCCTCCACCACCAACTTTAACTTGAACTTAAACCCTAATGCCAACCCGTCTGCCTGGCCCATGTTGGGGCATGACGGAAGTGGCACAGGGGGAGGCAGCTCAGGGGGAGCCAACACCATTTCACCTCCTCACTCTACACCCAACCTCTGCAATCCACCTGGCCCCCCACCAGCCCAGACCAGCACCTGTACCGGAGCCAACACTAACAGCAACTCCTCGGGGATTGGCAATGCCTGGGTTACCATGATGGCTTCTGATGCAGAGCCACACCCCTCCCCGTCCACGAATGTGTCTTTCAGTTCAGAACCTCAGAACCTTAAAACTGATGGACCAAATCACACTAATAAGCAGGAACCCCCCAGCCCCATCCGCAGTTTGCCTGGCTGGGGAAGTGCACCTGTAGGCTTGGGTTCCATGACCCAGCCACCGCCGGGAGGCTCACAGGTCAATGGTGAAGATGGTAATTCAGTATGGGGTAACAGTGGCAACTCAAAGGCAATTTCATCTAAGGAGGCACCTGGCTGGAGCCATGAAGGAGATGGAACAGGGAACTCTGGAGGCTGGGGTGAACACCCTGAAGAGACCCAGGGAGGATGGGATACACCCAGCTCTCCCGCACAGGACTCTCAGTCCATCTCATGGAGCAGGGCTGTAAGCACAGCTGGGGCTAGTGAAGGAAGCAGTGACAGCATGGAAGGCAATCCTCAGCGAAAAGACCGGTCATCCAGAGAAAAATCAGCTCCTTTGATGCCTGCCCAGGATCTGGACCCCAGGGTGCTGTGCAACAGTGGCTGGGGACAGACCCCCGTTCGCCAGCACACTTCCTGGGACATGGACGATACCAAACATAAGAGTGATGTAGGCACTGGATCATGGGGCTCTGGCTCAACCACTCCAGCCGATGCCCAGGGGCCCTCCAACACTAGCACAGGCCCTAGCCAGATGACTGACTCTGGGAGCAAAAATGATGCACCTGGTTCTCAGGGCACTTCTGGTTGGGGTGGAAACATAGCAGCTACCAACCAGCCAAGCTCTGGTTGGGGAGAGCCACCGAGCAACATCAAGCCCCCAGGTGGCCCTGGTGGTTGGGGAAACCCTCCACCAGGAGGTCCAAGCACCAGTATACCCAAAAATGGTGGTCAGTCCTGGGGAGAAAAGCCAAGTGGGTGGGACGATTCTCACATCAAGTCAGGATCCCAGAACTGGGGAGAACAGCCCAAAGCATCTCACACTTGGGCTAGCAGTGGAGTGAGCAATAACACAGCAGAGTGGGGGGACTCAGAAGAGAGTAAAAAGAGTCCCACTAATGCTTGGGAAGGAGAACCACGAGGCTGGGGAATGTCTTCTCAAGGACCTGGAGGTAAtggtggctggggagagtcaCTTCCTCAGCGACCCAGTGGTCCCTCTCAAGGCTGGGGGGGCAAGCCTCAAGATGGGCTTAGTGGTAACAATGGAGGAGGGAGCATGGGGTCCTGGGGGGGATCGGGCTCAGTGAAACAAGGTCCAGGTTGGGGTGGAAATAAGCAGGAATCCTCAACTGAGCCTACAGGCTGGGAAGAGCCCTCCCCTCCTTCCATCCGACGCAAGATGGAGATCGATGATGGGACCTCTGCTTGGGGCGATCCCGGTACCTACAACAAGGCAGTCAATCTGTGGGACAGGAACAATTCAGGATCGTCCCAGGCTAAAGTTACTACTGGAGGCAATAATCCCcccagcaccaacaacaaccatCCCCACCCTCTCAATCACCCTTACCACGGGCCACCTGCACCTTTACAGAACCACAGCCAAAACAGCCAGAACTCAGGCCCCACCAGCGGGCCTTTGGATCCTACTGTGCAACACCAGCCTGGAGCATCTCACAACAGAGGTCCCCTGATGGCTCAAG GTTGGGGAGAGATATCCAGCTCCCACACAAAATCGGAGAGCTCCTGGGGGGAACCTGCATCTTCCCCGGTCAGCGTGGATAATGGGACGTCCGCCTGGGGCAAACCCAGCGGGAACTGTGGGGGCTGGGGCGAAAGCAATCCGGAGAGCTATGGCAGGGGCAACCCGACAATGACACCTGCATCTTGTAAACCTG CTCCCAAACCTATGCAAGATGGATGGGGAGGTGGAGGTGAAGACCTGAGCCTGTCAGGTGGTCAATGGGATGCAGAGGAGGTAGACATGTGGAATAGCACTGCCTCCCAGGAGAGCAACTCTTCCTGTAACTCTTGGAGCAATGCAAATAAAAAGGCCCCACCAAAG GGGAAGATCCCAGGGAAGCAGGATGAGGTCTGGATCATGAATCGTCTCATCAAGCAGCTGACTGACATGGGCTTCCCT AGGGATCCAGCAGAGGAGGCTTTGAAGAGCAACAACATGAACCTGGATCAGGCCATGAGTGCCCTGCTGGAAAAGAAGACGGAGCTTGACAAGCGTGGGATGGGGATAGCTGGCCACGACTACAACAACGGGCTCATCAACAAGCCCATGAGCTGCCCTCGGCCTCCGCTTCTTTCCAAAGACCCCTCAGCAGATCCCCGCTTGCCCTTCATGGATAAG AGTGGAATGTTTGGCGGTGGTGGAGCAGCACAAGTCCGGGCCATGCCGCAGCCGCAGCCGCCTCCTCAGCCACCAGTGCCGCCTCTCAGCTCCTCTCAGCCTAGTCTACGTGCTCAAGTGCCTCAGTTTCTCTCCCCTCAG GTTCAAGCACAGCTCTTACAGTTTGCAGCAAAAAACATTGGTCTGAATCCTGCACTTTTAACCTCACCAATAAACCCTCAACATATGACCCTTCTAAATCAACTTTACCAGCTGCAACTG GCGTACCAGCGTttacaaattcagcagcagATGTTGCAGGCGCAGCGCAATGTTTCTGGCCCCATTCGACAACAAGAGCAGCAA gTTGCACGTACAATCAATAACATGCAGCAGCAGATCCAACAGCACCAGCGTCAGCTGGCCCAGGCCCTGCTGAtgaagcagcagcaacagcaaccGCCCCCTTCCCACTCAGGCCTGCATCCTGGTGGAGCCAAATCCTCCCTGGATTCATTTCCAGGTCatccccaggctccaggcctcCCTGACCTGCAGACCAAAGAGCCGCAGTCATCTCCTAACACCTACAGCCCCTACTCTCTCT CTGGACTGAATGTAAACTGCATGGAGGTGGGAAGTCTGTCAATGAAGGAACCCCCCCAACCCCAATCGCGCCTGTCACAGTGGACGCACCCAAACTCCATTGAAAGCCTCTCTGGAAACTCTTCTCCATTGGAGCCCAACCTGGGCAAGCATG GTGCCAACCTGGGCCCTCCTGGAAAGCCCACTCAGCTGGATGAATCTTACAGCCCCTACAGCCTGATATCCAGCTCAGAGTCTCCTTCCAGCCCTCTGGTGCCTCCAGACAGCTGGGGACAAAGCAAAGGCAGCAGTGACAAGATGGCCAATGGGACCAATATCAACTGGCCACCAG AGTTTTGTCCTGGTGTACCCTGGAAGGGCCTCCAGAATATCGACCCTGAAACTGACCCCAACGTGACCCCCGGCAGCGTCCCCAGCGGACCCACCATCAACACAAATATCCAAGATGTCAACCGCTACCTGCTCCGGGACAGGAGCGGAGGTGAGAACAGGAGAA GTAAACTGTCAGAGATGAAATCCACTTGGTCTCCAGGCCCCATTTCTCACAGCCAGGCCTCTCTGTCCCACGAGCTGTGGAAGGTCCCGCAGGGCCCTCGGAGCAGCACCACAGCCCCTTCCCGCCCCCCGCCTGGCCTCACCAACACAAAGCCTTCCTCCACCTGGgggggcagctctctgggtctGGGACAAGGCTGGAGCAGCTCTTACACCACAG CAGGTACCACGTGGAGTACAGACAGCTCCACCAGAACAAGTAGCTGGCTCGTGCTGAGGAACCTCACTCCGCAG attgATGGCTCGACTCTGCGAACACTGTGCATGCAACACGGCCCCCTCATCACATTCCACCTCAACCTGACACAGGGAAATGCTGTAGTGCGCTACAGCTCCAAGGACGAAGCTGCCAAGGCACAAAAGTCCCTGCACAT GTGCGTGCTCGGAAACACCACCATCCTGGCCGAGTTTGCCGGGGAAGAGGAAGTGAACCGCTTCTTTGCACAGGGCCAGTCACTCGGAGGAACAACCAGCTGGCAGGCAACTCCAGGCACCAATCAGACAAGGATGGGCGGGACCGGGTCTGGAGCGTCTCACCCCATCGGGCACTCGCCCCActggaacaacaacaacaacggcgccggcagcagcagtagcagcggCAGCCTGGGAGCAGGCGGAACAAAAACAGGCGGAGAGCTGCTGTGGGGTGGTGTTCAGCAGTATTCCAGCCTGTGGGGACCCCCGAGTGGAGAAGAGGGACGGGTCATGGGGAGCCCCACCCCAATCAATACActgctgcctggggacctgctGAGCGGGGAGTCCATGTAG